One segment of Synechococcus sp. A15-24 DNA contains the following:
- the rdgB gene encoding RdgB/HAM1 family non-canonical purine NTP pyrophosphatase, giving the protein MRTLVIASGNAGKIREFQGLLQHLPLNVQAQPQGFDVEETGSTFAANARIKATAVAAMTGSWALADDSGLSVNALGGAPGVHSARYAPTDPERIEKLLGALSNASERDAQFCAALCVVSPDGSVLIEVEGHCDGWITTTPRGDCGFGYDPIFEVSGTGLTFAQMPLTEKKSHGHRGKAFALLEPQLRDLLSA; this is encoded by the coding sequence ATGAGAACCCTGGTGATCGCCAGCGGGAACGCCGGCAAGATCCGTGAATTTCAGGGCCTGCTGCAGCACCTACCTCTCAACGTTCAGGCGCAGCCGCAGGGGTTTGATGTGGAGGAGACCGGCAGCACATTCGCAGCCAATGCCCGGATCAAGGCCACGGCTGTGGCCGCCATGACAGGCAGCTGGGCCCTTGCTGATGATTCCGGGTTGAGCGTGAACGCTCTGGGGGGAGCCCCAGGCGTTCATTCGGCGCGTTACGCCCCCACAGACCCGGAACGGATCGAAAAACTGCTCGGGGCGCTGAGCAACGCCAGCGAACGTGACGCTCAGTTCTGTGCCGCACTTTGTGTTGTCTCCCCTGATGGCAGCGTGTTGATCGAAGTGGAAGGGCATTGTGATGGCTGGATCACCACAACCCCCCGCGGCGACTGCGGCTTTGGCTACGACCCGATTTTTGAAGTGAGCGGCACCGGGCTCACCTTCGCTCAGATGCCGCTGACGGAGAAAAAATCCCATGGCCACCGCGGCAAGGCCTTTGCCCTGCTGGAACCGCAGTTGCGGGACTTGCTCTCCGCCTAG
- a CDS encoding Gfo/Idh/MocA family oxidoreductase encodes MSPDPMRPVKVGVIGIGNMGWHHARVLSLLKDADLVGVADPDGDRGALAVEQFGCRWFADYRTMLSEVEAVCIAVPTLLHHPVGLACLEAGLHVLIEKPIAASQDEATALISAANDAGRLLQVGHIERFNPAFRELTKVVANEEVVVLEGRRHSPHADRANDVSVVLDLMIHDIDLVLELAQAPVVRLAAAGGRSADGPIDYVNATLGFANGVVASLTASKMSHRKIRSLSAHCRSSLVETDFLNHTLHIHRRAHEWYSADHGELLYRNDGFIEEVSTTSIEPLYAELEHFLQCVRGRETPAVDGLQASRALRLADLIEQAVEHPDMGVPLTDPI; translated from the coding sequence ATGTCTCCCGACCCCATGCGTCCGGTCAAGGTCGGGGTCATCGGCATTGGAAACATGGGCTGGCATCACGCCAGGGTGCTGAGCCTCCTGAAAGATGCTGATCTTGTGGGTGTGGCTGATCCCGATGGCGATCGCGGTGCCCTGGCGGTGGAGCAATTCGGCTGCCGTTGGTTCGCTGACTACCGCACGATGCTCAGCGAGGTGGAGGCCGTTTGCATTGCCGTGCCGACCCTGCTGCACCATCCAGTCGGCCTGGCCTGCCTGGAAGCCGGTCTGCATGTGTTGATCGAGAAGCCGATCGCTGCCAGTCAGGACGAAGCAACGGCACTGATCAGTGCTGCAAACGACGCCGGCCGTCTGCTGCAGGTGGGTCACATCGAGCGCTTCAACCCCGCCTTCCGTGAGCTCACGAAAGTGGTGGCCAATGAGGAGGTGGTGGTCCTGGAGGGGCGGCGCCACAGCCCCCATGCGGACCGAGCCAACGATGTGTCAGTGGTGCTGGATCTGATGATTCACGACATCGACTTGGTGCTGGAACTGGCTCAGGCGCCGGTGGTGCGGCTCGCCGCCGCCGGAGGTCGCAGTGCCGATGGACCGATCGATTACGTCAACGCGACCCTCGGGTTTGCGAACGGTGTGGTGGCCAGTCTCACGGCCAGCAAGATGAGCCACCGCAAGATCCGCAGCCTCAGTGCGCACTGCCGTTCCAGCTTGGTCGAGACCGATTTCCTGAATCACACCCTGCATATCCACCGCCGCGCCCACGAGTGGTATTCCGCCGATCACGGTGAGTTGCTTTACAGAAACGATGGCTTTATCGAGGAGGTCAGCACCACGTCGATCGAACCTCTCTACGCCGAGCTCGAGCATTTTCTGCAGTGTGTCCGTGGCCGTGAAACGCCCGCTGTTGACGGCCTGCAGGCCTCCAGAGCACTGCGTTTGGCCGATCTGATCGAGCAGGCGGTGGAACATCCCGACATGGGTGTCCCCCTCACCGATCCGATCTAG
- a CDS encoding glycoside hydrolase family 15 protein yields the protein MVVTATQTQQDQDHRDSVLARLDHSIEQVVLQRQDPISGLLPASTAHTVHGNYGDAWVRDCVYSVQCVWALAMAHRRRHGAHDRRAWELEQRVIALMRGLLRAMLRQAGKVERFKVSLDPLDALHAKYDSSSGDPVVADDAWGHLQLDATSLFLLQLAQLTRGGCTVIQSRDEVDFIQNLVYYVARAYRTPDYGIWERGDKGNNGLPERNSSSIGMAKAALEALEGLDLFEVHGDGTCQLLIPQGAVVRLRRALESLLPRESASKEADSACLSVVGFPAWAIENQDLLQRTLRRVRRELGGTYGYKRFLRDGHQTAVEDINRLHYEPEELAQFEGIESEWPLFLAFELVTACCEERWQDARSWQDKLTTLAVHRDGEALYPELYQVAADRVEAERRQPGSQPRQANSNLPLIWTQSLAWLGEMLLEGLITPEDLDPCERRQAMALGADAVLVAFAAETTFVRQALIDAGLPLDSGDGITIQPSDALATRWSSIGANPRLGLSGKPVQRTETEDTARLYRLGEQTLAFTTAVLEDGISYLADDPLQLEDSVVDELHLLKRHWRGPGLPLLLIPVSDESFQHHPEVFLQLGQTLLSGRIGDIPVQFDQLKQLAIQASWVTLREGGADTEPTALEPSRSSLLQDATDLRDLTAAEEQELDETDADVLRRRLWNTQSLHEQADVLDLLQRRFGAKALETSPHGRSVTIQQLLEEVYHRGLRCQDWSVVRRCAGAMGMVHPQLEDALTDLLVRQKQVVVGRNYTADARLSHPLDSSAIAERIARTSGVDGRERMLEQELLLALDGVARRDPGLLKGILTLQLSQLLLLLTSELAAEDQLSQDEAFEALCSSSPHRIRDRLRQLLSDVEHARAALQRGEQLHVTGRVQWKVPDPIDQPPSGGDWLQHRIRLGSLQKVPRDFYAGIWSLLHHCRGLVVGDKLERRNRLNSRLILEKTAGEKNFATLVEHLLSRIQAPEYRQLCTECLLSLMAFVEANPEVHFDDDLALDVVIGHSVRVGWQQTHPSLSAASYSQHKARAWGQFYAASPGDCRRWQVAALRELAEQEGLV from the coding sequence ATGGTGGTGACGGCAACACAGACCCAACAGGATCAAGATCATCGCGATTCAGTCCTGGCTCGGCTCGATCATTCGATTGAGCAGGTGGTGCTGCAACGCCAGGACCCAATTAGTGGTTTGCTGCCCGCCAGCACCGCCCACACGGTTCACGGCAACTACGGCGATGCCTGGGTGCGGGACTGTGTCTACTCCGTGCAGTGCGTCTGGGCTCTGGCCATGGCCCACCGTCGCCGCCATGGAGCCCACGACCGGCGGGCCTGGGAGCTCGAGCAACGGGTGATCGCGCTGATGCGGGGGTTGCTGCGAGCCATGCTCCGCCAGGCCGGGAAGGTGGAGCGCTTCAAAGTGAGCCTCGATCCTCTCGACGCTCTGCACGCGAAGTACGACAGCAGCAGCGGTGATCCGGTGGTGGCGGATGACGCCTGGGGACATCTGCAACTCGATGCCACCTCCCTGTTTCTGCTCCAGCTGGCTCAACTCACCCGCGGTGGCTGCACCGTGATCCAGAGCCGGGATGAGGTGGATTTCATTCAGAACCTCGTGTATTACGTCGCCCGGGCGTATCGAACCCCTGATTACGGCATCTGGGAACGGGGCGACAAAGGCAACAACGGCTTGCCCGAACGCAATTCCAGCTCCATCGGCATGGCGAAAGCCGCTCTGGAGGCCCTGGAAGGCCTCGACCTCTTCGAAGTCCACGGCGATGGGACGTGCCAACTGCTCATCCCCCAGGGAGCTGTGGTTCGTCTGCGGCGGGCGCTCGAAAGCCTGCTGCCGCGGGAATCCGCCAGCAAGGAAGCCGACAGCGCTTGCCTGTCGGTGGTGGGCTTCCCGGCCTGGGCCATCGAAAACCAGGACCTGTTGCAGCGGACCCTGCGCCGGGTGCGACGGGAACTGGGAGGCACCTATGGCTACAAACGCTTTCTCCGGGATGGCCATCAAACCGCCGTGGAAGACATCAATCGTCTTCACTACGAACCGGAGGAGCTCGCCCAGTTCGAAGGGATCGAATCGGAATGGCCGCTGTTTCTGGCCTTTGAACTGGTCACCGCCTGCTGCGAGGAACGCTGGCAGGATGCCCGCTCCTGGCAGGACAAGCTGACAACCCTGGCCGTGCATCGGGATGGGGAAGCGCTTTACCCCGAGCTGTATCAGGTGGCCGCTGATCGGGTCGAAGCGGAACGGAGACAGCCCGGCAGCCAACCTCGCCAGGCCAACAGCAATCTCCCCCTGATCTGGACGCAAAGCCTGGCCTGGCTGGGCGAAATGCTGCTGGAGGGGTTGATCACCCCAGAGGATCTTGATCCGTGCGAGCGGCGACAGGCCATGGCGCTCGGAGCTGATGCCGTGCTGGTGGCCTTCGCTGCAGAGACAACCTTCGTCAGGCAGGCCCTGATCGATGCCGGCCTACCGCTGGACAGTGGTGATGGGATCACAATCCAGCCCTCGGATGCCCTGGCAACCCGGTGGAGCTCTATCGGGGCCAATCCGAGGCTCGGCCTGAGTGGCAAACCGGTGCAGCGCACCGAAACCGAAGACACCGCACGGCTGTACCGCCTGGGGGAACAGACCCTGGCCTTCACGACGGCGGTGCTGGAGGACGGCATCAGCTACCTGGCCGATGACCCGCTTCAGTTGGAGGACAGCGTGGTGGATGAACTCCATCTGTTGAAGCGTCACTGGCGTGGTCCCGGGCTGCCGCTGCTGTTGATCCCCGTCAGCGATGAATCCTTCCAGCATCATCCCGAGGTGTTCCTGCAGCTGGGACAAACGCTGCTCAGCGGCCGCATCGGGGACATCCCTGTGCAGTTCGACCAACTGAAACAGCTGGCCATTCAGGCCAGTTGGGTGACCCTGCGAGAGGGGGGGGCCGACACTGAGCCGACGGCCCTGGAGCCGAGCCGATCCTCTCTGCTACAGGACGCCACCGACCTCCGCGATCTCACGGCCGCTGAAGAACAGGAGCTCGACGAAACCGACGCGGACGTCCTGCGGAGGAGGTTGTGGAACACCCAGTCGCTGCATGAACAGGCCGACGTTCTGGACCTGCTGCAACGCCGCTTCGGAGCCAAGGCCCTTGAAACCAGTCCGCACGGCCGCAGCGTGACGATTCAGCAGTTGCTGGAGGAGGTGTACCACCGCGGACTGCGCTGCCAGGACTGGAGTGTGGTGCGGCGCTGCGCCGGTGCGATGGGCATGGTCCATCCCCAACTGGAGGATGCCCTGACCGATCTGCTGGTGCGTCAGAAACAGGTGGTCGTGGGCCGCAACTACACCGCTGATGCACGGCTCAGCCACCCCCTAGACAGCAGCGCCATCGCCGAACGGATCGCACGCACCAGCGGGGTGGACGGACGCGAGCGGATGCTTGAGCAGGAGCTGCTGCTGGCCCTGGACGGCGTGGCCCGGCGCGATCCCGGGCTGCTGAAAGGGATCCTCACCCTGCAGCTCAGTCAACTGCTGCTGCTGCTCACCTCTGAACTGGCGGCAGAGGATCAGCTCAGCCAGGACGAGGCCTTTGAAGCGTTGTGCAGCAGCTCACCGCATCGGATCCGGGATCGGCTGCGACAACTCCTCAGCGATGTTGAACATGCCAGGGCTGCCCTGCAGCGCGGTGAGCAGCTGCATGTCACCGGCCGGGTGCAGTGGAAGGTGCCGGATCCCATTGACCAGCCCCCCAGCGGCGGCGACTGGCTGCAGCACCGCATCCGTCTTGGTTCACTGCAGAAGGTGCCCAGGGATTTTTATGCCGGCATCTGGTCGTTGTTGCACCACTGCCGCGGCCTGGTGGTCGGCGACAAGCTGGAACGCCGCAATCGACTGAACAGCCGCCTGATCCTCGAGAAAACTGCGGGGGAAAAGAACTTCGCCACGTTGGTGGAGCATCTGCTCAGCCGAATCCAGGCGCCGGAATATCGACAGCTCTGTACGGAGTGCCTCTTGTCTCTGATGGCCTTCGTGGAAGCCAACCCGGAGGTGCACTTCGATGACGACCTGGCGTTGGATGTGGTGATTGGCCACTCCGTGCGTGTGGGCTGGCAACAGACGCATCCCTCGCTGAGCGCCGCCAGCTATAGCCAGCACAAAGCCCGAGCCTGGGGGCAGTTCTATGCCGCATCTCCTGGTGACTGCCGCCGCTGGCAGGTGGCGGCTCTGCGGGAACTGGCTGAACAGGAAGGGCTGGTCTGA
- the pyrE gene encoding orotate phosphoribosyltransferase has translation MTSAFRYDHDARRILLKRLAREAYRRGQFTLASGRESEHYVNCKPVSLSGSGLALISSAMLDHLDAQAVAVAGLTLGADPLVSGVAMAAALVERPLNALIVRKQAKGHGTGAWLEGPLPLKGALITVLEDVVTTGGSSLKAVHQLRKAGYVVKRVITIVDREEGGATAVAAANLELVSLFRLSEVSSAAEELNR, from the coding sequence ATGACCTCAGCGTTCCGCTACGACCACGACGCCAGACGCATCCTGTTGAAGCGTCTGGCGCGGGAGGCCTACCGCCGTGGTCAGTTCACGCTGGCCTCCGGACGGGAGAGCGAGCACTACGTGAATTGCAAACCGGTCAGCTTGAGCGGATCCGGTCTGGCTCTGATCAGCAGCGCCATGCTCGATCATCTCGACGCTCAGGCCGTTGCCGTCGCAGGACTGACCCTGGGCGCTGATCCGCTGGTCAGTGGAGTCGCGATGGCGGCGGCGCTGGTCGAGCGCCCCCTGAACGCCTTGATCGTTCGGAAACAAGCCAAGGGGCATGGCACCGGCGCTTGGCTGGAAGGGCCATTGCCACTGAAGGGCGCATTGATCACCGTTCTGGAGGACGTGGTCACCACCGGTGGCTCATCGTTGAAAGCAGTTCATCAACTGCGAAAGGCCGGCTACGTGGTCAAACGGGTCATCACGATCGTGGACCGTGAGGAGGGAGGAGCCACAGCCGTGGCTGCTGCGAACCTGGAATTGGTGAGCCTGTTCCGCCTGTCGGAGGTGTCCAGCGCCGCCGAGGAGCTCAACCGATGA
- a CDS encoding TM0106 family RecB-like putative nuclease, whose amino-acid sequence MGATPPADNVLTDRLLRSWLRCRRRAWLDRHGDPALRQWTAHRNLMLDDQQRCFVALLPQKPGRGEAACAEGADGVVGLRFKGKGPGGEALEAHPPLLMRVSGRSRWGDFAYQPVLARQGRRMTREHQLPLALMALLLEQEQQAPVTEMLVVGGGGRRLERDRVGLSAGLRKQLADALRKLRLDLQREEPPDLAADRRKCTLCSWRQVCNGVAASEGHLSEVSGIGAKRREMLQELNIRGLADLAAADREQLATAMERFGEQHGDVARTLVAQARCQRSGKPERLSSTPALPELIPAPGVLLYDIESDPDARHDFLHGFWSLPRGSDGRWDLAAARYQPLMVLEEHGEPRCWQRIARYISRYDDWPVLHYGETESLALLRMAQRQGVSEQEQARLRRRLVDVHARIRQNWRLPLNSYGLKSVASWRGFQWGQSGVDGAHALLWWRHWQGEGPERRGSSHALLWIFQYNRDDCRATWAVADWLRHQDQAGGS is encoded by the coding sequence ATGGGTGCCACCCCGCCTGCCGACAACGTTCTCACCGACCGGTTGCTGCGGAGCTGGCTGCGTTGTCGCCGCAGGGCCTGGCTGGATCGTCATGGTGATCCAGCCTTACGGCAGTGGACGGCGCACCGCAATCTGATGCTGGACGATCAGCAACGTTGTTTTGTGGCGTTGCTGCCCCAGAAGCCCGGCCGCGGTGAGGCGGCCTGTGCCGAGGGCGCGGATGGCGTTGTTGGACTGCGGTTCAAAGGGAAGGGCCCTGGAGGGGAAGCCCTGGAGGCCCATCCCCCGCTGCTGATGCGGGTGAGCGGTCGCAGCCGCTGGGGAGATTTCGCCTACCAGCCGGTGCTGGCTCGCCAGGGTCGACGCATGACGCGGGAACATCAGCTTCCTCTGGCGCTGATGGCGCTGCTGCTGGAGCAGGAGCAGCAGGCGCCGGTGACGGAGATGCTCGTGGTCGGTGGGGGTGGCCGCCGACTTGAGCGGGATCGGGTTGGTTTGTCCGCCGGACTCCGCAAGCAACTGGCGGATGCGTTGCGCAAGCTGAGGCTGGATCTGCAGCGGGAGGAGCCGCCTGATCTGGCAGCGGATCGCCGTAAGTGCACCCTTTGCAGTTGGCGCCAGGTCTGCAATGGCGTCGCAGCTAGCGAGGGTCACCTCAGCGAAGTGAGCGGTATCGGGGCCAAGCGTCGGGAGATGCTCCAGGAGCTCAACATCCGCGGTCTGGCTGATCTGGCTGCTGCCGATCGGGAGCAGTTGGCCACGGCCATGGAACGCTTCGGGGAACAGCACGGTGACGTCGCCCGCACCCTGGTGGCCCAGGCCCGATGCCAGCGCAGCGGCAAGCCGGAACGGCTCAGCAGCACGCCGGCTCTGCCGGAACTGATTCCTGCCCCGGGGGTGCTGCTGTACGACATCGAGTCAGATCCGGACGCTCGCCATGACTTCCTGCATGGGTTCTGGAGTCTGCCCCGCGGCAGTGATGGACGTTGGGATCTGGCTGCTGCGCGTTATCAGCCGCTGATGGTGTTGGAGGAACACGGTGAGCCCCGCTGCTGGCAGCGCATCGCGCGTTACATCAGTCGATACGACGACTGGCCGGTGCTCCACTACGGCGAAACCGAATCTCTGGCACTGCTGCGCATGGCGCAACGGCAAGGCGTATCAGAGCAGGAGCAGGCTCGGTTGCGGCGGCGATTGGTCGATGTTCATGCCCGAATTCGCCAGAACTGGCGCCTTCCTCTCAATAGCTATGGCCTGAAGTCTGTGGCCTCCTGGCGTGGTTTTCAGTGGGGCCAGAGCGGTGTGGATGGGGCCCATGCCCTGCTGTGGTGGCGCCATTGGCAGGGGGAGGGACCGGAGCGACGCGGCAGTTCCCATGCCCTGCTTTGGATCTTTCAGTACAACCGGGATGATTGCCGTGCCACCTGGGCCGTCGCCGATTGGCTTCGCCATCAGGATCAGGCTGGCGGCTCCTGA
- a CDS encoding folate-binding protein YgfZ, which translates to MTTTIHWDDAFPLLRLEGKGARDFLQGQTTADLSGLVDGELQQSCWLTATGRLRALLELRLDATGADVLVLAGDVESVRGGFDQVIFPADRVRLNASRRQRRVQGLDPVGPALWLDKDQPLPAELNASTQLESDALERHRLQQGFPPGPAEMNGETNPLELGLSGRISLDKGCYLGQETMAKLTGKGGVKQQLRCWRSDQPLQPGDQLNVGSDRAGTITSALSHPGAALGLALVRRQFLDHSSVEGPTGQTVQLAEPAAFQEPPA; encoded by the coding sequence ATGACGACCACCATCCACTGGGATGACGCCTTTCCCCTGCTGCGACTGGAGGGCAAGGGTGCCAGGGATTTTCTGCAAGGGCAGACAACAGCTGATCTCTCCGGCCTCGTTGACGGAGAACTTCAGCAAAGTTGCTGGCTCACGGCCACGGGCCGGCTTCGCGCTCTGCTGGAACTAAGACTTGATGCCACCGGTGCTGATGTTCTCGTGCTGGCTGGCGATGTGGAATCCGTCAGAGGCGGCTTCGATCAGGTGATTTTTCCCGCCGATCGGGTCCGGCTGAATGCATCGCGTCGTCAGCGGCGTGTGCAAGGACTTGACCCTGTGGGTCCGGCGTTGTGGCTCGACAAGGACCAGCCGTTGCCCGCGGAGCTCAACGCGTCCACCCAACTGGAGAGCGATGCGCTGGAACGCCATCGCCTGCAACAGGGATTCCCGCCTGGCCCAGCAGAGATGAACGGTGAAACCAACCCCCTTGAATTGGGCTTATCAGGGCGGATCAGCCTCGACAAAGGTTGTTATCTGGGTCAGGAAACGATGGCGAAACTCACTGGCAAGGGAGGGGTGAAGCAGCAACTGCGTTGCTGGCGCAGCGACCAGCCCCTGCAACCCGGTGATCAGCTCAACGTCGGGTCCGACCGGGCCGGCACCATCACCAGTGCCCTTTCACACCCGGGAGCCGCGCTGGGGCTGGCTCTGGTGCGTCGCCAGTTTCTTGATCACTCCTCCGTGGAGGGGCCGACCGGCCAGACCGTACAGCTCGCAGAGCCGGCAGCCTTTCAGGAGCCGCCAGCCTGA
- a CDS encoding hemolysin family protein: MRLPLLALLLLLPAFFAAAEVALLRLRPSRVDVLVEEGKAGAASIHRLQRRLRRALMLSQFGATLALVALGWAGRGLGQRLWPDGTAGVVWWDVALFLGLVLLATLLAGLLPKAWVLSRPEPAALRLAPLLEMAMRCLSPLLNLLEGLAAVLLRLVGLAPKWDELVPALSAGELETLVESGRVTGLFPDERNILEGVFALRDTQVREVMVPRSGMVTLSVDVRFAEMMEAVHHTRHARFPVIGQSLDDVRGVLDLRRMAEPIARGELQADSPLEPYLQPAVRVLETSTLAELLPMIRSGQPLLLVVDEHGGTEGLVTAADLTGEIVGDELQEDPKEPELLQDDDQPGAWLAAGDLEIFELNRQLELDLPEADDHHTLAGFLLERLQHIPAPGEALRFNGVQFEITAMAGPRIERVRLVLPDASEAVD, encoded by the coding sequence ATGCGGTTGCCACTGCTGGCCCTGCTTCTGCTGCTGCCGGCTTTCTTCGCTGCCGCTGAAGTCGCTCTTCTGCGACTGCGCCCCAGCCGCGTTGATGTCCTCGTGGAGGAGGGCAAGGCTGGTGCAGCCTCGATTCATCGGCTGCAGCGGCGGTTGCGCCGAGCCCTGATGCTGTCTCAGTTCGGAGCGACATTGGCCCTAGTGGCCCTGGGGTGGGCTGGTCGCGGTCTTGGCCAGCGTCTCTGGCCCGATGGCACCGCAGGGGTGGTTTGGTGGGATGTCGCTCTGTTTCTGGGGCTTGTGCTGCTGGCGACCCTGCTGGCTGGATTGCTGCCCAAGGCCTGGGTGCTCAGTCGTCCGGAACCCGCCGCTCTGCGCCTGGCACCTCTGCTGGAGATGGCGATGCGCTGCCTGTCGCCGCTGCTAAACCTGCTTGAGGGCCTGGCTGCCGTCTTGCTGCGGCTTGTGGGCCTGGCGCCGAAGTGGGATGAACTGGTGCCGGCCCTCTCCGCCGGCGAGCTGGAAACCCTGGTGGAATCTGGGCGCGTCACCGGCTTGTTCCCAGATGAGCGCAACATCCTCGAGGGGGTGTTTGCCTTGCGCGACACCCAGGTCCGCGAAGTGATGGTGCCCAGGTCCGGGATGGTGACGTTGTCGGTGGATGTCCGCTTTGCCGAGATGATGGAGGCCGTGCATCACACACGTCACGCCCGATTCCCAGTGATCGGGCAGTCTCTCGATGACGTGCGCGGCGTCCTGGATCTGCGGAGGATGGCCGAACCGATCGCCCGAGGCGAGCTGCAGGCGGACTCTCCACTGGAGCCCTACCTTCAGCCAGCAGTGCGCGTTCTGGAGACAAGCACCCTGGCGGAGCTGCTGCCGATGATCCGCAGCGGCCAGCCACTGCTGCTGGTGGTCGACGAACACGGCGGCACGGAGGGCTTGGTGACGGCGGCGGATCTCACCGGGGAAATTGTGGGAGATGAGCTGCAGGAAGACCCCAAGGAGCCTGAGCTCCTGCAGGACGACGACCAACCGGGGGCTTGGTTGGCGGCTGGCGATCTTGAAATCTTTGAACTGAACCGGCAGCTAGAGCTTGACCTGCCGGAAGCCGATGATCACCACACCCTGGCTGGGTTCCTGCTGGAACGCTTGCAGCACATTCCCGCCCCTGGAGAGGCCCTGCGTTTCAACGGCGTGCAGTTTGAGATCACCGCCATGGCCGGACCCCGGATTGAACGGGTGCGACTGGTGCTCCCGGATGCGTCCGAAGCAGTGGACTGA
- a CDS encoding phosphoglucomutase/phosphomannomutase family protein yields MASAPLRLIPAPIKFGTDGWRGVLGVDITVERLLPVAAAAAQELAHRAPDGLNSRTVIIGFDRRFLAPELAEAIANAVRGCELEPLLTETPVPTPACSWAVVERKALGALVITASHNPPEWLGLKIKGPFGGSVEGDFTASVERRLAAGGITPPIAATTSRFDGRGEHLEGLRRKLDLTALVTGLKAMNLKVFVDPMHGSAAGCVSDLLGPEASELVDEIRSTRDPLFGGHPPEPLAPYLSDLITAVQHSTAAGTPAVGLVFDGDGDRIAAVDENGRFCSTQLLMPLLIDHLARARQLPGTVVKTVSGSDLMRLVAEAQDREVLELAVGFKYIASEMLTGEVLIGGEESGGVGFGMHLPERDALFAAMLVLEALVEGGQPLGRRLDALQRRHSGASHYDRLDLRLPDMEARRRLETLLASSTPQEVAGAAVVEVNTTDGIKLRMGASHWLMLRFSGTEPLLRLYCEAPDRDRVRAVLAWAKRYAEAA; encoded by the coding sequence ATGGCGTCAGCACCTCTCCGCCTCATACCCGCGCCGATCAAGTTCGGCACCGACGGCTGGCGCGGCGTCCTGGGGGTGGACATCACCGTTGAGCGGTTGCTGCCAGTCGCAGCTGCAGCGGCCCAGGAGCTGGCCCATCGCGCACCAGACGGTCTGAACAGCCGCACGGTGATCATCGGCTTCGATCGCCGCTTCCTGGCACCGGAACTGGCGGAAGCCATCGCCAATGCCGTGCGTGGCTGCGAGCTTGAGCCACTCCTCACCGAGACGCCCGTGCCGACACCTGCCTGCAGCTGGGCGGTGGTGGAACGCAAAGCGCTGGGAGCCCTGGTGATCACTGCCAGCCATAACCCCCCTGAATGGCTGGGTCTGAAAATCAAAGGTCCCTTCGGAGGCTCGGTGGAGGGGGACTTCACCGCATCGGTGGAGCGACGCCTGGCGGCTGGCGGCATCACACCACCCATTGCAGCGACCACCAGCCGTTTCGACGGGCGGGGTGAGCACCTTGAGGGATTGCGTCGCAAATTGGACCTCACCGCTTTGGTGACGGGCCTGAAGGCGATGAACCTGAAGGTGTTCGTCGACCCGATGCATGGATCTGCAGCCGGCTGTGTCAGCGATCTGCTCGGCCCTGAAGCCTCTGAGTTGGTGGACGAGATCCGCAGCACGCGTGATCCCCTGTTCGGCGGCCATCCACCGGAACCCCTGGCCCCATACCTCAGCGACCTGATCACAGCGGTTCAGCACTCCACGGCAGCGGGCACACCAGCGGTGGGTCTGGTCTTCGATGGGGATGGTGATCGCATCGCCGCCGTGGATGAGAACGGTCGGTTCTGCAGTACTCAGCTGCTGATGCCCCTGCTGATCGACCATCTCGCCCGGGCCCGCCAGCTGCCTGGAACGGTGGTGAAGACTGTGAGCGGTTCCGATCTGATGCGCCTGGTGGCAGAAGCTCAGGACCGTGAAGTCCTGGAACTAGCCGTCGGGTTCAAGTACATCGCCAGCGAGATGCTGACGGGTGAGGTGCTGATCGGTGGGGAGGAGTCCGGGGGGGTGGGCTTCGGCATGCATCTGCCGGAACGGGATGCCCTGTTCGCCGCGATGCTCGTGCTGGAAGCGCTGGTGGAAGGCGGCCAACCCCTCGGCCGCCGACTTGACGCTCTGCAGCGACGCCATAGTGGTGCCAGCCATTACGACCGGCTGGACCTGCGGCTGCCGGACATGGAGGCGCGACGACGTCTGGAGACCCTGCTGGCGAGCTCCACACCCCAGGAGGTGGCCGGTGCCGCGGTGGTTGAAGTGAACACCACAGACGGCATCAAGCTGCGCATGGGCGCCAGCCATTGGCTGATGCTGCGCTTCTCCGGCACGGAGCCCCTGCTGCGCCTGTACTGCGAAGCCCCGGATCGCGATCGGGTCCGTGCTGTGCTGGCCTGGGCAAAGCGTTACGCCGAAGCCGCATGA